Proteins co-encoded in one Chitinophagales bacterium genomic window:
- a CDS encoding DUF4139 domain-containing protein, whose protein sequence is MNKVLLLVSLVWLCGEVYAKNPQKNLFPPIDSVVVHLNSAEIFRSINVQLKEGTNRIVVQDLSAKMDQESLQLKIEGEGIKIIGTNAEVNNAIRSYDRKQIEALEDSLAVFKDQQIELENDHDAYVQEKELLKKASNATGSIKELLQTASIYRHRIHMTNRKLSQTEKLVDEQKNLIYTLQARLQAMKEQSTAPQTELIVTIQSPKAVQQTLSISYLVADAGWLPVYTLHAADILKPIDMKFQAQLINDTGIAWEDVNLIFSTARPKVKRWVPDEEEMIQASISNEPYSEAKGKVVSVEDTMEDDYDNYDMEELYVQLSDNLPIDGQPTINMRKFYTSVEYYIPADGETYLIDVSDFELKTNYEYYGMPILEEEAFLMAKVEDLSELGIIEGVGKLYFKDTYLGQIEIDRTGINGTLNLNLGKDSRVLVSRNLVKSDKESKFMGNGIKETQMYEIVVNNTMSVPIKIKIQDQLPNILNPDAKIDMIDLSLAQMDYVEGTMSWRCDLDRGENRIIPFSYALEYSKRKESKDKSKDKDDKNDKTAPAGSPLVWRYWNNVN, encoded by the coding sequence ATGAACAAAGTACTACTTCTTGTAAGTTTAGTATGGCTATGTGGGGAAGTATATGCCAAAAATCCCCAAAAGAATCTTTTCCCGCCTATCGACTCCGTTGTCGTACACCTAAATTCTGCCGAAATTTTTCGGTCTATCAATGTCCAGCTTAAGGAAGGCACTAACCGCATTGTGGTTCAGGATTTGTCTGCAAAAATGGATCAAGAAAGCTTGCAGTTGAAAATAGAAGGTGAAGGTATCAAAATTATTGGTACGAATGCTGAGGTAAACAATGCTATCAGAAGTTATGATCGAAAACAAATTGAAGCCTTGGAGGATTCTCTAGCGGTTTTCAAAGATCAGCAGATAGAATTAGAGAATGACCATGATGCCTATGTTCAAGAAAAAGAACTGCTCAAAAAAGCGAGCAATGCGACAGGTAGTATCAAAGAACTGCTACAAACAGCAAGCATTTACCGTCACCGCATCCACATGACCAACCGCAAGCTTTCGCAAACCGAAAAGTTGGTGGATGAACAAAAAAACCTCATCTATACTTTGCAAGCACGCTTGCAGGCAATGAAGGAACAATCGACTGCTCCTCAAACTGAATTGATTGTCACTATTCAATCACCAAAAGCCGTTCAACAAACCTTGAGTATTTCTTATTTGGTGGCAGATGCTGGATGGCTTCCTGTCTATACGCTTCATGCCGCAGACATATTGAAGCCCATTGACATGAAATTTCAAGCACAACTCATCAACGATACAGGCATTGCTTGGGAAGATGTCAATTTGATTTTTTCAACAGCCCGCCCCAAAGTGAAAAGGTGGGTTCCAGATGAGGAAGAAATGATTCAGGCGAGTATTAGTAATGAGCCGTATAGCGAAGCGAAAGGAAAAGTAGTGTCTGTTGAAGATACAATGGAAGATGATTATGACAACTATGATATGGAAGAATTGTATGTGCAACTTTCTGACAATCTTCCTATTGACGGACAACCTACCATCAATATGCGAAAATTTTACACTTCTGTTGAGTATTATATTCCTGCTGACGGCGAAACTTATCTGATAGATGTATCTGATTTTGAATTAAAAACGAATTATGAATACTACGGAATGCCGATTTTGGAAGAAGAGGCTTTTTTGATGGCAAAAGTAGAGGATCTTTCAGAATTGGGAATCATTGAAGGAGTCGGAAAGTTGTACTTCAAAGATACTTACCTCGGACAGATAGAGATTGACCGAACAGGTATCAATGGTACGTTGAATCTTAACCTCGGCAAAGATAGTCGTGTGTTGGTTAGCCGCAATTTGGTGAAAAGTGACAAGGAAAGTAAATTTATGGGTAATGGAATAAAGGAAACACAGATGTATGAAATTGTGGTAAACAATACAATGAGTGTGCCTATCAAAATTAAGATACAAGATCAATTGCCCAATATATTGAATCCCGATGCTAAGATTGATATGATTGACCTGTCGCTTGCCCAAATGGACTATGTAGAAGGCACAATGAGTTGGAGGTGTGATTTGGATAGGGGCGAAAACCGCATCATTCCTTTTAGCTACGCCTTGGAGTATTCAAAAAGGAAAGAGTCAAAGGATAAATCGAAAGACAAAGATGACAAAAACGACAAGACTGCTCCTGCTGGTTCACCTTTGGTTTGGCGGTATTGGAACAATGTAAATTAA
- the menC gene encoding o-succinylbenzoate synthase: MTCAFPYNTSFTLQCLELILLDLPQKEQFVSGIGKRTSRKTLIVKWQDKEGRIGYGECSCRPDPYYSSEFLDGVVLMIQKFIIPQLQSTQTYNNVLTLLQKIRGWNFAKSAIEAAAYQVLQQQTNHSLFDTLHTKPISKIPSGISMGIYTDKHEMKEAVEKNIAAGYRRLKFKISPNTDTDLFDFVNPLLFDSGSVISFDANGSFSHKDLDKFAYFADTYNTVIEQPFSPSRFDIYLAAKERFPNLQVCFDEEVKSMGDVIKLHQLGVLAELNLKVGRVGGITNSIEILQYCHQHQIPCWIGGMFETGIGRLLNLQFASYLPDAVAHDLSPSARYFIEDIIDPPVVMQKGYIDIVEAKKCEIIPELLQKFTIYQQEYKW, encoded by the coding sequence ATGACCTGTGCTTTCCCTTACAATACTTCATTTACACTTCAATGTCTTGAACTTATACTGCTGGATTTGCCACAAAAAGAACAATTCGTATCAGGGATAGGCAAGCGCACTTCTCGAAAAACACTCATCGTCAAATGGCAAGACAAAGAAGGGCGAATTGGATATGGAGAATGTTCTTGCCGCCCCGACCCCTACTACTCTTCCGAATTTTTGGATGGAGTGGTTTTGATGATTCAAAAGTTTATCATCCCTCAACTTCAATCCACGCAAACCTACAACAATGTCTTGACCCTACTTCAAAAAATCAGAGGCTGGAACTTTGCCAAATCAGCCATTGAAGCGGCTGCCTATCAGGTATTGCAGCAACAAACAAACCATTCTTTGTTTGATACATTGCACACAAAACCCATCTCCAAAATTCCTTCGGGTATTTCTATGGGCATTTACACCGATAAGCACGAAATGAAAGAAGCGGTCGAAAAAAACATTGCAGCAGGCTATCGCCGCCTCAAATTCAAAATTTCACCGAATACCGACACAGATCTTTTTGATTTTGTCAATCCTTTGCTGTTTGACTCTGGGTCGGTCATTAGTTTTGATGCCAATGGTAGCTTTTCTCACAAGGATTTGGACAAATTTGCATACTTCGCCGACACTTATAATACAGTTATTGAACAACCTTTTTCACCCAGTCGCTTTGATATCTATTTAGCTGCAAAAGAGAGATTTCCAAACTTACAGGTGTGTTTTGATGAAGAAGTGAAAAGCATGGGTGATGTGATAAAACTGCATCAACTGGGCGTATTGGCCGAACTCAATTTGAAGGTAGGAAGAGTCGGAGGCATCACCAACAGCATCGAAATACTGCAATATTGCCACCAACATCAGATTCCCTGTTGGATTGGCGGAATGTTTGAAACGGGTATCGGTCGTTTGCTCAACCTTCAATTTGCCTCTTATCTGCCCGATGCTGTTGCCCACGATTTGAGTCCTTCGGCTCGCTATTTTATTGAAGACATCATTGACCCTCCTGTTGTGATGCAAAAGGGTTATATTGATATAGTTGAAGCAAAAAAATGTGAAATCATACCCGAATTGTTACAAAAATTTACTATATATCAGCAAGAATATAAATGGTAG
- a CDS encoding amidohydrolase family protein encodes MFDFLITNTTVCTGLLNKAKKADVGIQNGKIEVILEESSEGFGKLTAKQVIDGKDLILTPGFIDPHASTGFGYFFPNAADHKLFQGITTEIFGNCGTSPAPIGKHLMSTMNSLSEDIGFPFDWQSTTEYFNRIQNKLQFNIGTLVGHSTLRAGNMDDWNELKPHQLTAMKTALTTAMDEGALGLSTGLIYAPGCFAAMDEIIELVRIVAEKGGVYASHIRNERDKLEDAITEALTIGKQANIPVLISHLKAAERENWGKIPKVLQQIEAYNAENILQATVDVYPYTAVSTKLRAFVPKYILQDGIAAVAQKVQQPSVVADIAAWIRLKDYDLTQMLIISDEFEQYYGKTVAQIAAEQNLSLAETIAQILTKSTETWIVYHCIHQEDIDTAINWHKAMICTDSWSYPINAPKSIGQPHPRSYGAFTTYLERYVLQQKTLSWEEAIHKITYLPAQFFKLEKRGQVKEGFHADLVLLNPKTLKANATYLNPRQLSSGVEHLWVNGQLTIHQGKILDTYAGEVLKHRV; translated from the coding sequence ATGTTCGACTTTTTAATCACCAACACTACCGTTTGCACAGGTTTATTAAACAAAGCAAAAAAAGCGGATGTTGGTATCCAAAACGGAAAAATTGAAGTAATCCTTGAAGAAAGCAGTGAAGGTTTTGGAAAATTAACTGCAAAACAAGTCATTGACGGAAAGGATTTGATATTGACTCCAGGTTTCATAGACCCACATGCTTCAACGGGTTTTGGATATTTTTTTCCCAATGCTGCCGACCACAAACTTTTTCAAGGCATCACCACCGAAATATTCGGCAATTGCGGCACTTCTCCTGCACCTATCGGCAAACATCTAATGTCCACCATGAACAGTTTGTCAGAGGACATTGGTTTTCCTTTTGACTGGCAATCTACCACTGAATACTTCAATAGGATTCAAAACAAACTGCAATTCAATATCGGCACTTTGGTTGGACATAGCACTTTGCGGGCGGGCAATATGGATGACTGGAACGAATTGAAACCGCATCAATTGACTGCAATGAAAACAGCTTTGACGACTGCAATGGATGAAGGAGCTTTGGGGCTTTCTACGGGACTGATTTATGCACCTGGCTGTTTTGCTGCAATGGATGAAATCATAGAATTGGTGCGAATCGTGGCAGAGAAAGGTGGTGTATATGCTTCACACATCCGCAATGAACGGGACAAATTGGAGGATGCAATAACGGAGGCTTTGACAATTGGTAAACAGGCTAATATTCCTGTATTGATTAGCCATTTGAAGGCAGCGGAACGAGAAAATTGGGGTAAAATACCGAAGGTTTTGCAGCAAATTGAAGCCTACAATGCTGAAAATATTTTACAAGCAACAGTAGATGTATATCCCTACACAGCTGTTTCGACCAAACTTAGAGCTTTTGTACCTAAGTATATTTTGCAGGATGGCATTGCAGCCGTTGCCCAAAAAGTGCAACAGCCAAGCGTAGTAGCGGACATTGCGGCTTGGATTCGATTGAAGGATTACGATTTGACCCAAATGCTGATTATTTCAGATGAGTTTGAACAATACTACGGCAAAACGGTTGCTCAAATTGCAGCCGAACAAAATCTCAGTCTTGCCGAAACGATTGCACAGATTTTGACCAAAAGTACCGAAACTTGGATTGTCTATCATTGCATCCATCAAGAGGACATTGACACGGCTATCAACTGGCACAAAGCCATGATTTGCACCGACTCATGGAGTTATCCTATCAATGCTCCCAAGTCTATCGGGCAGCCTCACCCCCGTTCTTATGGAGCTTTCACGACCTATCTCGAACGGTATGTTTTGCAGCAAAAAACGCTTTCGTGGGAGGAGGCGATTCACAAGATTACCTATTTGCCTGCTCAGTTTTTCAAACTCGAAAAACGGGGGCAAGTCAAGGAGGGTTTTCATGCAGATTTGGTGCTATTGAATCCCAAAACCTTGAAAGCCAATGCGACTTATTTGAATCCTCGTCAGTTGTCTTCGGGGGTAGAGCATCTTTGGGTGAATGGTCAATTGACGATTCACCAAGGGAAAATTTTGGACACTTATGCGGGAGAGGTGTTGAAGCATCGGGTTTGA
- a CDS encoding cysteine dioxygenase family protein, whose protein sequence is MLLEKNVLPKSLENLVNILTDALNLYGKITPKLAKKLVVKANVQVKDMMRYAAFDHPTVDCYGRKLVYEDDHFEVMVMSWNPRDYSSIHNHGHTEWGVVQVFGNTHHLVYQLKGNELSFAKKEILPKGAAIKVNNAFIHQMGNATTEPYLTLHVYGSNHAQKAITADAKNFDLELDRIAHTSGGAFFNLPDEKIYDIEEGVEPTREVFMQYAYLLMDYYNRQELTDEIAGLKRDLLKKMETVVISN, encoded by the coding sequence ATGCTTTTAGAAAAAAATGTACTACCAAAATCTTTAGAAAACTTAGTAAACATCCTTACAGATGCACTCAATCTGTACGGAAAAATCACCCCAAAACTCGCTAAAAAATTGGTTGTCAAAGCCAATGTGCAAGTCAAAGACATGATGCGTTATGCGGCTTTTGACCACCCAACAGTTGATTGTTATGGACGAAAGTTGGTCTATGAGGACGACCATTTTGAAGTGATGGTAATGTCTTGGAATCCTCGTGATTATTCTTCTATCCACAATCACGGTCACACCGAATGGGGTGTAGTTCAAGTATTTGGAAATACCCACCATTTGGTATATCAATTAAAAGGCAATGAGTTATCATTTGCGAAAAAGGAGATTTTACCGAAAGGAGCAGCGATAAAGGTGAACAATGCTTTTATCCATCAAATGGGCAATGCTACGACTGAACCCTACTTAACGCTACATGTGTATGGTTCTAATCACGCACAAAAAGCGATTACGGCGGATGCCAAAAATTTTGATTTGGAATTGGATAGAATTGCCCATACTTCAGGTGGTGCATTCTTCAATTTGCCCGATGAAAAAATATATGATATCGAAGAAGGAGTTGAACCAACTCGTGAGGTGTTTATGCAATATGCCTACTTGTTGATGGATTACTACAATCGCCAAGAATTGACAGACGAAATTGCAGGATTGAAGCGGGATTTATTGAAGAAGATGGAAACAGTAGTGATTAGCAATTAA